In one window of Nesterenkonia sandarakina DNA:
- a CDS encoding glycosyltransferase: MTPRPDHIGPHPRQVRLEAGAAAITRLLMAPDPARALRQMGTLELLGPEPGSPFARGARDASDLLERLEPAMRALPATESGISRPALPLRVAVVDDEATRWVLHGAAQVLGFSGAELSSDPALLEGIDLLVLTPVSVGARFSFPAEGVSEATEDEQAVRVQRLLGEVLPHCAIRGTPVVFWDRTTRSTTAAGREIADACEQVFAVSQEAVRRYADSRGEASTVTRVPMVVNPLQNSPLGSRNTCSEVIAMAGAQVPQSPRDLRLMAEWILDGISAQGLPAALLRRDGRDTFPAGVGAGFAARHWPLLVENPGAETLAALDRVTDIGIVLNEVISSQTLYDRRIIELQAAGSLVISGYNQGVNSYLPHVQIPQSAEDVSAALGSLSVAELRRVQGDGIRTAFINHHVCDVLETMCAAVGLPAAQPTERVLAVIDQPAPARGAEHLGGTARTTGNHELDPVLRGELASQTHGAVPLTTWDQLPARHGSYDILLPVSTRRHYSPTYVADMVAAFRYQGAGVISKLDGSAEQTGHAAQRHASATHAGLPADLTAWWRPAAEATASPAALRRHAAEERVFFIDHLGHHARGDRARRDRPALLVDEDLQATSRRAAETARRLDLALTVIVPVYNNGDHLRHKAFASLRRSSIFENMHVLLVNDGSTDPVTVDTVEELAHEYPNVTAYHHGGGGSGSASRPRNTGLELTHTPFVTYLDPDNEAIQDGFAQLLEDISEHQDVDFVLGDMTHWASRFGRLRYSELLRETLAEHQDPSGTITVPRDALEKLHFRPMGIQTVVARTEWLKACGLQQPVGAVGQDSYFFQQMLYYARRVRVHDIGVHTYYSAVSDSTVNTINPGYFEKYRPLDLARSQWLREVGKLEAYRELRLEPFFVSWMLPKLRRLEAEPADWRFAAETLADLLGYYGDHQWTTPEAVEFWEHLAQARGRSPR; the protein is encoded by the coding sequence GTGACACCCCGGCCGGACCACATCGGTCCGCACCCGCGCCAGGTCCGCCTGGAGGCGGGCGCCGCTGCGATCACGCGGCTGCTCATGGCACCGGATCCGGCGCGCGCCCTGCGCCAGATGGGCACCCTTGAGCTCTTGGGCCCAGAACCGGGCAGCCCCTTCGCCCGAGGCGCGAGAGACGCCTCGGACCTGCTCGAGCGCCTCGAGCCGGCCATGCGGGCACTCCCCGCCACAGAGTCCGGGATCTCCCGACCCGCACTCCCGCTGCGCGTGGCCGTCGTCGACGACGAGGCGACCCGCTGGGTGCTGCACGGTGCAGCCCAGGTCCTCGGGTTCAGCGGCGCCGAGCTCAGCTCCGACCCGGCGCTGCTTGAAGGGATCGACCTTCTCGTGCTGACCCCGGTGAGCGTAGGAGCCCGCTTCAGCTTCCCGGCAGAGGGAGTCAGCGAGGCCACCGAAGATGAACAGGCGGTCCGGGTCCAGCGGCTGCTTGGCGAGGTGCTCCCGCACTGCGCGATACGTGGCACACCGGTGGTCTTCTGGGACCGCACGACGCGCAGCACCACCGCCGCCGGCCGAGAGATCGCCGACGCCTGTGAGCAGGTCTTCGCCGTGTCCCAGGAGGCCGTCCGCCGCTACGCGGACTCGCGGGGCGAGGCGTCCACGGTCACCCGGGTGCCGATGGTGGTCAACCCGCTGCAGAACTCCCCATTGGGCTCGCGCAACACCTGCTCCGAGGTGATCGCGATGGCCGGGGCCCAGGTCCCCCAGAGCCCCCGCGATCTGCGATTGATGGCGGAATGGATCCTCGATGGCATCAGCGCCCAGGGGCTCCCCGCGGCGCTGCTGCGCCGGGACGGGAGGGACACCTTCCCGGCAGGGGTCGGAGCCGGGTTCGCCGCCCGGCACTGGCCGCTGCTCGTGGAGAACCCAGGAGCCGAGACCCTGGCCGCCCTGGACCGGGTGACCGACATCGGCATTGTCCTCAACGAGGTGATCAGCTCCCAGACGCTCTACGATCGGCGCATCATCGAGCTGCAGGCCGCTGGTTCCCTGGTGATCAGCGGCTACAACCAGGGCGTGAACTCCTACCTGCCGCATGTCCAGATCCCACAGTCCGCCGAGGACGTCTCGGCCGCACTGGGATCACTGAGCGTCGCGGAGCTCAGACGCGTCCAGGGCGACGGGATCCGCACAGCTTTCATCAACCACCACGTCTGCGACGTGCTGGAGACCATGTGCGCCGCCGTCGGCCTGCCAGCCGCGCAGCCCACCGAACGGGTGCTTGCCGTGATTGATCAGCCCGCGCCGGCCCGGGGAGCCGAACACCTGGGAGGAACCGCACGCACCACGGGCAACCACGAGCTGGATCCGGTGCTGCGCGGCGAGCTGGCCTCCCAGACCCACGGAGCGGTCCCGCTGACCACCTGGGATCAGCTGCCCGCCCGCCATGGCAGCTACGACATCCTGCTCCCGGTCTCCACCCGTCGGCACTACTCGCCCACCTATGTGGCGGACATGGTGGCGGCGTTCCGCTACCAGGGCGCCGGCGTGATCTCCAAGCTCGATGGCAGCGCGGAACAGACCGGGCATGCCGCCCAGCGCCACGCATCGGCCACCCATGCGGGTCTGCCCGCGGACCTCACGGCGTGGTGGCGTCCTGCTGCCGAAGCCACAGCCAGCCCCGCTGCGCTGCGCAGACACGCCGCCGAGGAGCGGGTCTTCTTCATCGACCACCTCGGACATCACGCCCGCGGGGACCGGGCGCGCCGAGACCGCCCGGCGCTGCTGGTCGATGAGGATCTGCAGGCGACCTCACGGCGTGCCGCCGAGACCGCGCGCCGACTCGACCTGGCCCTGACCGTGATCGTTCCGGTCTACAACAACGGCGATCACCTGCGGCATAAGGCCTTCGCGTCGCTGCGCCGTTCATCCATCTTCGAGAACATGCACGTGCTTCTGGTCAATGACGGGTCCACCGATCCGGTCACGGTGGACACCGTGGAGGAGCTCGCGCACGAGTATCCGAACGTGACCGCCTACCACCATGGAGGTGGCGGCTCCGGCTCGGCGTCGCGACCACGGAACACCGGACTGGAGCTCACGCACACACCGTTCGTGACCTACCTGGACCCGGACAACGAGGCGATCCAGGACGGCTTCGCGCAGCTGCTCGAGGACATCTCGGAGCACCAGGATGTGGACTTCGTGCTGGGTGATATGACGCATTGGGCCAGCCGGTTCGGCCGTCTGCGCTACAGCGAGCTGCTGCGCGAGACGCTGGCTGAGCACCAGGACCCTTCAGGCACCATCACCGTTCCGCGGGACGCTCTGGAGAAGCTGCACTTCCGTCCGATGGGGATCCAGACGGTTGTTGCTCGCACCGAGTGGCTCAAGGCCTGCGGACTGCAGCAGCCGGTGGGCGCGGTGGGGCAGGACAGCTACTTCTTCCAGCAGATGCTCTACTACGCCCGCAGGGTCCGGGTCCACGACATCGGGGTGCACACCTACTACTCGGCGGTCAGCGACTCCACCGTTAACACCATCAATCCGGGCTACTTCGAGAAGTACCGTCCCTTGGATCTCGCGCGGTCACAGTGGCTGCGGGAGGTGGGCAAGCTGGAGGCCTACCGGGAACTCCGACTGGAGCCCTTCTTCGTGAGCTGGATGCTGCCGAAGCTGCGCCGACTCGAGGCCGAGCCCGCGGACTGGCGCTTCGCCGCCGAGACCCTGGCGGATCTGCTGGGCTACTACGGGGACCACCAGTGGACCACCCCGGAGGCTGTCGAGTTCTGGGAGCACCTGGCGCAGGCTCGGGGGCGCTCCCCCCGCTGA
- a CDS encoding SGNH hydrolase domain-containing protein, with amino-acid sequence MTQPAGRGSRSERFQPEIQGMRALAVLLVVVYHFWPEQLRGGYVGVDVFFVISGYLITGHLFKEASRTGRIRLGQFWARRIRRLLPLSLLVLAATAVASVLILPSTLWQSTSRQIMASALYVQNWVLAEDAIDYSKADERATAVQHFWSLSVEEQFYLLWPVLLAVVLGIAVLSRRVRTRAEGAAVPRNHTRAIFLWVIGLLGAGSLAFSIYYTAESSAEAYFITPTRIWEFALGALLALILGSSQFIGRWGNLLGWAGLGMILAAAWCFSETTPFPGWTALLPTLGTVLLMACGGKSPWVGVHWWLSLRPATAIGDWSYAIYLWHWPVLIFAPYLLEGTERWEVKVALIFGVVLLSALSTRFYEAPLRRARVLLPTWRTLVAAAAGMALVVGVAHYSVQIVEAEFTASELSEDHPCYGYRALANPDQCGDPFEGTQGLTPSAAEVAAQPQEPAYPGCQAEAEDEGVPECWLGAEAAQAEGTIAVFGDSHATMWLPALDEIAQDAGKRLLVLTRSSCTPRAATYVQAEDPCGEANLEILDRLAEDPEVETVVIAGSQMTGGFEGPDVKVDLPESEVELSDAGRSILTPIQFWLEAEKQVVVMGEIPRLNLERNETETLPECVALHEEDPAACNDDLQDTRVSERWLTASETVFAEAENYHFVPTEDLLCSEEQGTCYAVLGGAITYNDNSHVSQNFVRSVTAELAQRIEPALQGP; translated from the coding sequence GTGACTCAGCCCGCCGGACGAGGCTCACGCAGCGAACGTTTTCAGCCGGAGATCCAGGGCATGCGAGCCTTGGCGGTGCTGCTGGTGGTGGTCTACCACTTCTGGCCGGAGCAGCTGCGAGGCGGGTACGTCGGGGTCGATGTCTTCTTCGTGATCTCGGGCTACCTGATCACGGGGCACCTGTTCAAGGAGGCGTCCCGGACCGGGCGGATCCGGCTGGGTCAGTTCTGGGCGCGCAGAATCCGGCGCCTGCTGCCGCTGAGCCTGTTGGTGCTGGCCGCGACCGCTGTCGCGTCGGTGCTGATCCTGCCCAGCACGCTGTGGCAGAGCACCAGCCGGCAGATCATGGCCTCGGCGCTCTACGTGCAGAACTGGGTCCTGGCCGAGGACGCGATCGACTACTCCAAGGCTGATGAGCGGGCCACCGCGGTGCAGCACTTCTGGTCGCTCTCTGTGGAGGAACAGTTCTACCTGTTGTGGCCGGTGCTCCTCGCGGTCGTCCTGGGCATCGCAGTGCTGAGCCGGCGCGTCCGGACCCGTGCCGAGGGTGCTGCGGTGCCGCGCAACCACACCAGGGCGATCTTCCTCTGGGTGATCGGTCTGCTCGGTGCCGGATCCCTGGCGTTCTCGATCTACTACACCGCCGAGTCCTCCGCCGAGGCCTACTTCATCACCCCGACCCGGATCTGGGAGTTCGCGCTCGGAGCCCTGCTGGCGCTGATCCTCGGGTCCAGCCAGTTCATCGGCCGGTGGGGGAACCTGCTCGGCTGGGCCGGACTGGGGATGATCCTTGCCGCGGCCTGGTGCTTCAGCGAGACCACCCCGTTCCCGGGCTGGACGGCCCTGCTGCCGACTCTGGGGACGGTGCTGCTGATGGCCTGCGGTGGCAAGAGCCCGTGGGTCGGGGTGCACTGGTGGCTCTCGCTGCGACCAGCCACGGCGATCGGTGACTGGTCCTATGCGATCTATCTCTGGCACTGGCCGGTGCTGATCTTTGCGCCCTACCTCCTGGAGGGAACCGAGCGCTGGGAGGTCAAGGTCGCGCTGATCTTCGGCGTGGTGCTGCTCTCCGCGCTGAGCACCAGGTTCTACGAGGCCCCGCTGCGTCGCGCGAGGGTCCTGCTGCCGACCTGGCGCACCCTGGTCGCTGCTGCGGCCGGGATGGCCCTGGTGGTCGGCGTGGCCCACTACTCGGTTCAGATCGTGGAGGCGGAGTTCACCGCCTCTGAGCTCTCCGAGGACCACCCCTGCTACGGCTACCGGGCCTTGGCGAATCCAGACCAGTGCGGCGACCCGTTCGAAGGGACCCAGGGCCTGACGCCCTCCGCGGCCGAGGTCGCCGCCCAGCCCCAGGAGCCGGCGTACCCGGGCTGCCAGGCCGAGGCAGAGGACGAGGGCGTTCCGGAGTGCTGGCTCGGCGCGGAGGCGGCCCAGGCGGAGGGGACCATCGCGGTGTTCGGTGACTCCCACGCCACGATGTGGCTGCCCGCCCTGGATGAGATCGCCCAGGACGCCGGCAAGCGCCTGCTGGTGCTGACCCGCTCCAGCTGCACTCCCCGGGCCGCCACCTACGTCCAGGCGGAGGACCCCTGTGGGGAGGCCAACCTCGAGATCCTGGATCGGCTCGCGGAGGACCCCGAGGTCGAGACGGTGGTCATCGCGGGCAGCCAGATGACCGGAGGCTTCGAGGGCCCCGACGTCAAGGTGGACCTTCCGGAGTCCGAGGTGGAGCTCAGCGACGCCGGGCGCAGCATCCTGACCCCGATCCAGTTCTGGCTCGAAGCCGAGAAGCAGGTCGTGGTGATGGGCGAGATTCCCCGGCTCAATCTCGAGCGCAATGAGACTGAGACCCTGCCCGAGTGCGTGGCTCTGCACGAGGAGGACCCCGCCGCCTGCAACGACGACCTCCAGGACACCCGGGTCAGCGAGCGCTGGCTCACAGCGTCAGAGACCGTGTTCGCCGAGGCTGAGAACTATCATTTCGTCCCGACCGAGGATCTGCTCTGCTCGGAGGAGCAGGGCACCTGCTACGCGGTGCTCGGCGGAGCGATCACCTATAACGACAACAGCCACGTCTCGCAGAACTTCGTCCGCTCGGTGACCGCGGAGCTGGCCCAGCGGATCGAGCCGGCGCTGCAGGGACCCTAG
- the wecC gene encoding UDP-N-acetyl-D-mannosamine dehydrogenase, translating into MPRNFSSVGVIGLGYIGLPTAAILADHGVTTIGVDVSERNVAAVNKGEVPFVEPGLREVLERAVSSGTLTATTQTPTAEAYIVAVPTPFTEAHAADLSYIEAAADGIAGKLTGGELIILESTSPPGATEHLAQRILAARPDLGAEDILVAHCPERVLPGRIMEEMITNDRIIGGLTPAAAEAARDLYSAFAKGEFLLTDARTAEMAKLTENSFRDVNIAFANELSVISHRLGIDVWELIELANHHPRVNILQPGPGVGGHCIAVDPWFIVDAAPEESRLIRTARETNDAKPEWVLGRIEQALESAGPAPTVALLGLAFKADIDDLRESPALQIAQTLAERAPQAQLLAVEPHIQTLPAALSGFSNVALTDLDEALQRADVVVLLVDHQVFKDLPAARLGEAVLIDTRGIWR; encoded by the coding sequence TTGCCCAGGAACTTCTCCAGCGTCGGTGTCATCGGACTCGGTTACATCGGACTGCCCACCGCCGCGATCCTTGCAGACCACGGCGTCACCACGATCGGCGTGGACGTCTCTGAGCGCAACGTTGCGGCGGTGAACAAGGGCGAGGTCCCCTTCGTGGAACCCGGCCTGCGCGAGGTCCTGGAACGTGCGGTGAGCAGCGGCACGCTGACCGCGACGACGCAGACGCCCACGGCCGAGGCCTACATCGTCGCAGTGCCCACCCCGTTCACCGAGGCACACGCCGCGGACCTCTCCTATATCGAGGCTGCCGCGGATGGGATCGCAGGGAAGCTCACCGGCGGAGAACTGATCATCTTGGAATCCACCTCCCCTCCGGGAGCCACAGAGCATCTCGCGCAGCGGATCCTCGCGGCGCGCCCAGACCTCGGCGCCGAGGACATCCTGGTCGCGCACTGTCCCGAGCGCGTGCTGCCGGGCAGGATCATGGAGGAGATGATCACCAACGATCGGATCATCGGCGGGCTGACTCCGGCCGCCGCAGAGGCCGCCCGTGACCTGTACTCAGCCTTCGCAAAAGGTGAGTTCCTGCTCACGGATGCGCGCACCGCCGAGATGGCGAAGCTCACCGAGAACAGCTTCCGCGACGTCAACATCGCCTTCGCCAATGAGCTCTCGGTCATCAGCCACCGACTGGGCATCGATGTCTGGGAGCTCATCGAGCTGGCCAACCACCATCCCCGGGTCAACATCCTCCAGCCCGGCCCGGGAGTGGGCGGCCACTGCATCGCCGTGGACCCGTGGTTCATCGTCGACGCGGCCCCCGAGGAGTCCCGGCTGATCCGCACCGCTCGCGAGACCAACGACGCGAAGCCGGAGTGGGTTCTGGGCCGGATCGAGCAGGCCCTGGAGTCTGCCGGGCCCGCCCCCACCGTGGCGCTGCTGGGGCTCGCCTTCAAAGCCGACATCGATGACCTGCGCGAGTCTCCCGCGCTGCAGATCGCTCAGACGCTGGCCGAGCGCGCCCCACAGGCGCAGCTGCTGGCCGTGGAGCCCCATATCCAGACCCTGCCCGCGGCGCTCAGCGGGTTCAGCAACGTGGCGCTGACTGACCTCGATGAGGCTCTGCAGCGCGCCGACGTGGTGGTGCTGCTGGTGGATCACCAGGTGTTCAAGGACCTGCCGGCGGCGCGACTCGGTGAGGCCGTGCTGATCGACACGCGCGGGATCTGGCGCTGA
- a CDS encoding acyltransferase family protein codes for MTSTYSAEATASGRPLPAAAGAPTRFQPEIQGLRALAVLVVLLYHFWPERLTGGYVGVDVFFVISGYLITAHLFKEAVKTGGVRLGQFWGRRIRRLLPLSLLVLLLTAISAVFILPSTAWQATLRQIIASTLYVQNWILAADAVEYSKADERATAVQHFWTLSVEEQFYILWPVLLALTLLFLGLRQRRSGAPGLGHRQIRAAFLWVVGLLGAGSLAFSIYYTAAAPAQAYFVTPTRIWEFTLGAVAALVLGSRQFTGRGGNVLGWIGFLMILGAAVFYTDATPFPGWTALLPTLGTVLVLACGGREPGTGIYWWLSLRPATAIGDWSYAIYLWHWPVVVFSPYISESARFWYVKVLLILGIIGLSALSTRFFETPIRRAKILLPTWRTMAAAGAGMVLVIVSGSVAVSAIQTNSADSALSEDHPCYGYRALANPEECGSPFEGDLGLWPSPAVVTQQYQEEAFPGCQADEDTPGVQECWLGAEESEAQGTVAVFGDSHATMWLPALDEIAQEQNKQLLVLTRSACTPRGGEVGGDSSECLRSNVEAIDELTEDEDVDTVVIAASQMHGEFGGPSSDLGLDAERYDLDDSALAMYEPIVRLLEAEKEVVVFGEAPRMSNDEQSEETLPECVALNEGDLSACNERLEDTQVGDRWLTRSAEVFAEEENYHFVPTEDLVCREDTCYAVLGGAITYSDNSHLARTFVRSTIPELTSRMEPALAANS; via the coding sequence ATGACTTCAACCTACTCGGCAGAGGCGACGGCCTCAGGCCGCCCGCTGCCAGCTGCAGCCGGGGCCCCGACGCGCTTTCAGCCCGAGATCCAGGGGCTGCGGGCCCTCGCGGTGCTCGTGGTGCTGCTCTACCACTTCTGGCCCGAACGGCTCACCGGCGGCTACGTGGGTGTCGATGTCTTCTTCGTGATCTCTGGGTACCTGATCACGGCGCACCTGTTCAAGGAGGCCGTGAAGACCGGGGGAGTGCGTCTGGGTCAGTTCTGGGGACGCCGGATCCGGCGCCTGCTGCCCCTGAGTCTGCTGGTGCTGCTGCTGACTGCGATCTCGGCGGTGTTCATCCTGCCCAGCACCGCCTGGCAGGCGACCCTGCGTCAGATCATCGCCTCGACCCTGTACGTGCAGAACTGGATCCTCGCCGCCGACGCGGTGGAGTACTCCAAGGCCGATGAGCGGGCCACGGCGGTCCAGCACTTCTGGACACTCTCGGTGGAGGAGCAGTTCTACATCCTCTGGCCAGTCCTGCTCGCGCTGACGCTGCTGTTCCTGGGCCTCCGGCAGCGACGCTCCGGGGCCCCGGGGCTGGGACACCGGCAGATCCGCGCCGCATTCCTCTGGGTGGTGGGCCTGCTGGGCGCCGGCTCGCTGGCCTTCTCCATCTACTACACGGCGGCCGCACCGGCGCAGGCCTACTTCGTCACACCCACCAGGATCTGGGAGTTCACCCTCGGCGCGGTCGCGGCGCTGGTGCTCGGGTCCCGCCAGTTCACCGGCAGAGGCGGAAACGTCCTGGGCTGGATCGGGTTCCTCATGATCCTCGGGGCTGCAGTCTTCTACACCGACGCCACCCCGTTCCCCGGCTGGACTGCACTGCTGCCGACTCTTGGGACGGTGCTGGTGCTTGCCTGCGGCGGGCGTGAACCCGGGACCGGCATCTATTGGTGGCTCTCGCTGCGGCCCGCCACTGCCATCGGCGACTGGTCCTATGCGATCTACCTCTGGCACTGGCCGGTGGTGGTCTTCTCTCCCTACATCAGCGAGTCGGCCAGGTTCTGGTACGTGAAGGTCCTGCTGATCCTGGGCATCATCGGGCTCTCCGCGCTGAGCACCCGCTTCTTCGAGACCCCGATCCGCCGGGCCAAGATCCTGCTCCCCACCTGGCGGACCATGGCGGCCGCCGGTGCTGGCATGGTGTTGGTCATCGTCTCCGGAAGCGTGGCGGTCTCCGCGATACAGACCAACTCCGCGGACTCGGCGCTGAGCGAGGATCACCCCTGTTACGGCTACAGGGCCCTGGCGAACCCTGAGGAGTGCGGTTCCCCGTTCGAGGGGGATCTGGGGCTCTGGCCCTCCCCGGCAGTGGTCACGCAGCAGTACCAGGAAGAAGCCTTCCCGGGCTGCCAGGCCGATGAGGACACACCGGGAGTCCAGGAGTGTTGGCTGGGGGCTGAGGAGTCCGAGGCCCAGGGCACGGTCGCGGTCTTCGGTGACTCTCACGCCACGATGTGGCTGCCGGCCCTCGATGAGATCGCTCAGGAGCAGAACAAGCAGCTTCTCGTGCTGACCCGCTCCGCCTGCACACCCCGCGGCGGGGAGGTTGGGGGCGACTCCAGTGAGTGCCTCCGGAGCAACGTGGAGGCCATCGATGAGCTCACTGAGGATGAGGACGTGGACACCGTGGTGATCGCGGCGAGTCAGATGCACGGCGAGTTCGGCGGACCCAGCAGTGATCTCGGCCTCGACGCGGAACGTTACGACCTCGACGACTCGGCGCTGGCGATGTATGAGCCGATCGTGCGGCTGCTTGAGGCGGAGAAGGAAGTGGTGGTCTTTGGGGAGGCCCCGCGCATGAGCAACGACGAGCAGTCCGAGGAGACCCTCCCGGAGTGCGTGGCCCTGAACGAAGGGGATCTCTCTGCGTGCAATGAGCGGCTCGAAGACACCCAGGTGGGGGATCGCTGGCTGACCCGGTCTGCGGAGGTCTTCGCCGAGGAGGAGAACTACCACTTCGTGCCCACGGAGGACCTGGTGTGCCGAGAGGACACCTGCTATGCGGTGCTCGGTGGGGCCATCACCTACTCGGACAACAGCCACCTCGCGCGGACCTTCGTGCGCTCCACCATCCCGGAGCTGACCTCGCGGATGGAACCGGCCCTGGCGGCGAACTCCTAG
- the ftsY gene encoding signal recognition particle-docking protein FtsY: protein MDFDVLILFIALSVILLGTLGFFLVQGGKLLPKDKREQYLTQRDPDDLPSGGVDTLEAPAEDRPGTEEPTLGDGVDLLEEPTVEEPSVETPEPVAGRLARLRARLVKSNNIFGRSLLALLSRDEIDEDVWDEIEEVLLMADLGTEPTMELVDRLRERVKVEGTKDPAVVKSMLTEELTALVDPTLDRRLTVSADGRPAVLMVVGVNGVGKTTTVGKLARMLVAEDKDVLLGAADTFRAAAAEQLSTWGHRVGVPTVKSDVEGADPASVAYEAVDRGVELEVDVVMIDTAGRLQNKSNLMDELGKVKRVVEKKSAVDEVLLVLDATTGQNGLNQAKVFSEVVNVTGIVLTKLDGTARGGIVVAIQRQLGVPVKLIGLGEGPDDLAPFDADEFVAALLEDR, encoded by the coding sequence GTGGATTTCGACGTACTCATTCTCTTCATCGCACTCTCCGTGATCTTGCTCGGGACCCTGGGATTCTTCCTGGTCCAGGGCGGGAAGCTGCTGCCCAAGGACAAGCGGGAGCAGTACCTGACGCAGCGGGACCCCGATGATCTCCCCTCCGGCGGCGTGGATACTCTCGAAGCTCCGGCAGAAGACCGCCCGGGCACCGAGGAGCCCACCCTTGGTGACGGCGTGGACCTCCTCGAGGAGCCCACGGTCGAAGAGCCCAGCGTGGAGACCCCGGAGCCGGTGGCGGGACGCCTCGCCCGGCTGCGTGCCCGGCTGGTGAAGTCCAACAACATCTTCGGCAGATCACTGCTGGCCCTGCTCTCCCGGGACGAGATCGACGAGGACGTCTGGGACGAGATCGAAGAGGTCCTGCTGATGGCTGACCTCGGCACAGAGCCGACCATGGAGCTGGTGGACCGGCTCCGGGAACGGGTCAAGGTCGAGGGCACCAAGGACCCCGCCGTGGTGAAGTCGATGCTCACCGAGGAACTGACTGCCCTGGTGGATCCCACCCTGGATCGCCGACTCACGGTCAGCGCCGACGGACGCCCGGCCGTGCTCATGGTGGTCGGGGTCAACGGGGTCGGCAAGACCACCACCGTCGGCAAGCTGGCCCGGATGCTGGTCGCCGAGGACAAGGACGTCCTGCTCGGCGCTGCCGACACCTTCCGCGCCGCCGCGGCCGAGCAGCTGAGCACCTGGGGGCACCGCGTGGGAGTGCCCACGGTGAAGTCCGACGTCGAGGGCGCAGACCCCGCCTCGGTGGCCTACGAGGCCGTGGATCGGGGTGTCGAGCTCGAGGTCGACGTCGTCATGATCGACACTGCCGGTCGACTCCAGAACAAGTCCAACCTGATGGACGAGCTGGGCAAGGTCAAACGTGTGGTGGAGAAGAAGTCCGCGGTCGATGAGGTGCTGCTCGTGCTCGACGCCACCACCGGCCAGAACGGTCTGAACCAGGCGAAGGTGTTCTCCGAGGTCGTCAACGTCACCGGCATCGTGCTGACCAAGCTGGACGGCACCGCCCGCGGCGGCATCGTGGTCGCGATCCAGCGTCAGCTGGGCGTCCCGGTGAAGCTCATCGGCCTCGGTGAGGGACCAGATGATCTGGCGCCCTTCGACGCGGACGAGTTCGTCGCCGCGCTCCTCGAGGACCGCTGA
- a CDS encoding ammonium transporter, with the protein MELGSLDVWVLVASGLVLLMTPGLAFFYGGLSQAKSAINMMMMSFAAMGLVAVVWALWGSSIAGGDSVGGLFGNPGTDLGLYSTLSEAPEELIGIGFGATFAIITTALISGAIADRAKFSAWMVFVPIWVTLVYCPLAFMVWGDGGLLVEGGAVGDAVGEAVDYAGGLVVHMCAGLAALVLALILGKRRNFTERASHRPHNTPFVLLGASLLWFGWFGFNGGAAAEAGEAGLIWVNTLLAPAAALVVWLITQRIRGEKPTALGAASGIVAGLVAITPACAHVDPVGAIVIGAISGFVCYLAVGLKYKLGFDDTLDVVGLHFVAGLWGTVAIGLLGRAELIDGERAGLLYGGGLGLMGSQIVAVLVTLVFTVVMTAIIAYAIHATIGFRVTSDVETVGIDRSEHDEDAYIFETVNGASKTTAGAPRE; encoded by the coding sequence ATGGAACTTGGATCATTAGACGTCTGGGTGCTTGTGGCAAGCGGACTCGTGCTGCTCATGACACCCGGACTGGCCTTCTTCTACGGCGGTCTGTCTCAGGCCAAGTCCGCCATCAACATGATGATGATGAGCTTCGCCGCCATGGGCCTGGTCGCCGTGGTCTGGGCCCTCTGGGGCTCCTCCATCGCGGGCGGAGATTCAGTCGGCGGACTGTTCGGCAATCCCGGCACTGACCTCGGCCTCTACAGCACCCTGAGCGAAGCACCCGAGGAGCTCATCGGCATCGGCTTCGGCGCCACCTTCGCCATCATCACCACCGCACTGATCTCCGGCGCGATCGCAGACCGCGCCAAGTTCTCCGCCTGGATGGTCTTCGTGCCCATCTGGGTCACCCTGGTGTACTGCCCGCTGGCCTTCATGGTCTGGGGCGATGGTGGACTCCTCGTCGAGGGCGGCGCCGTCGGCGACGCTGTCGGTGAGGCAGTCGACTACGCCGGCGGCCTCGTGGTGCACATGTGCGCCGGCCTCGCTGCCCTGGTCCTTGCACTGATCCTGGGCAAGCGTCGAAACTTCACCGAACGTGCTTCACACCGCCCCCACAACACTCCGTTCGTGCTGCTGGGCGCCTCACTCCTCTGGTTCGGCTGGTTCGGCTTCAACGGCGGCGCCGCCGCCGAGGCCGGCGAAGCAGGACTCATCTGGGTCAACACCCTCCTTGCCCCCGCCGCCGCTCTGGTCGTCTGGCTCATCACCCAGCGCATCCGAGGTGAGAAGCCCACCGCCCTGGGCGCCGCCTCAGGCATCGTCGCCGGCCTGGTGGCCATCACCCCGGCCTGTGCTCACGTGGATCCGGTCGGTGCGATCGTCATCGGCGCCATCTCCGGCTTCGTCTGCTACCTGGCAGTCGGCCTGAAGTACAAGCTCGGCTTCGATGACACGCTCGACGTGGTCGGACTGCACTTCGTCGCCGGCCTGTGGGGCACCGTGGCCATCGGTCTGCTGGGGCGCGCCGAGCTGATCGACGGCGAACGTGCCGGTCTGCTCTACGGCGGCGGTCTGGGTCTGATGGGCTCACAGATCGTGGCGGTCCTGGTGACTCTGGTCTTCACCGTAGTGATGACCGCGATCATCGCCTACGCCATCCACGCCACCATCGGCTTCCGCGTCACCTCCGACGTGGAGACCGTCGGCATCGACCGTTCCGAGCACGACGAGGATGCCTACATCTTCGAGACGGTCAACGGTGCCAGCAAGACCACGGCTGGGGCACCGCGAGAATGA